Proteins encoded by one window of Canis lupus dingo isolate Sandy chromosome 22, ASM325472v2, whole genome shotgun sequence:
- the TSC22D1 gene encoding TSC22 domain family protein 1 isoform X1: MHQPPESTAAAAAAAADISARKMAHPAMFPRRGSGGGGGGGGGGASALSAAGTGVGSSVTSSEDFPPPSLLQPPPPAASSTSGPQPPPPQSLNLLSQAQLQAQPLAPGGTQMKKKSGFQITSVTPAQISASISSNNSIAEDTESYDDLDESHTEDLSSSEILDVSLSRATDLGEPERSSSEETLNNFQEAETPGAVSPNQPHLPQPHLPHLPPQNVVINGNAHPHHLHHHHHIHHGHHLHHGHHHPSHAGVASPPIPGGPPSSPGSRKLSAPGSADSVAPAAPTSAVSSGGSPASVMTNIRAPSTTGSIGISSVTGATTVNNVNITAVGTFNPSVTSSMLSNASINASNIPSAASASVGPGVSSGVNVNILSGMGNGSISSSAVVNSAPNAAAGMTVGSVSSQQQPPTVNTSRFRVVKLDSSSEPFKKGRWTCTEFYEKENAAPAAEGVAMNKVVETVKQNPEVTSERESTSGSSVSSSVSTLSHYTESVGSGEMGAPTVVVQQQQPTLQGMALQQMDFSSSGPQSISAVSIPQSISQSQITQVQLQSQELSYQKPGLQPVPLQATLSTATGIQPSPVNVVGVTSALGQQPSISSLAQPQLPYSQPAPPVQAPLPGAPPQQLQYGQQQPTVSAQMVPGHGKPVTQNPTSEYVQQQPPPPMLQTAVSSGQPSAASVGAGSTVIPTAQPQSIQLPVQPTAIQAQPAGASGQPVGQAQTAGSVVPTGGQIANIGQQANIATAVQQPSTQVTPSVIQQGAPPSSQIVSPAQTAIIHQGVQTSASSLPQQLVLAPQSTLLTVPPQPQGVESVAQVSQQLPAVSPLPSASSISVTNQVSSAGPSGMPSAPTNLVPPQNIAQTPATQNGNLVQSVSQPPLIATNINLAQQIPLSSTQFSAQSLAQAIGSQIEDARRPAEPSLVGLPQTISGDSGGMSAVSDGSSSSLAASASLFPLKVLPLTTPLVDGEDESSSGASVVAIDNKIEQAMDLVKSHLMYAVREEVEVLKEQIKELIEKNSQLEQENNLLKTLASPEQLAQFQAQLQTGSPPATTQPQGTTQPPAQPASQGSGPTA, translated from the coding sequence ATGCACCAGCCGCCCGAGTCCAccgccgcggcggccgcggccgctGCAGACATTAGCGCTAGGAAGATGGCGCACCCGGCGATGTTCCCTCGAaggggcagcggcggcggcggcggcggcggcggcggcggcgcctctGCGCTCAGCGCGGCAGGTACCGGCGTCGGTAGTAGTGTCACATCTTCCGAGGATTTTCCGCCTCCGTCGCTGCTCCAGCCGCCTCCCCCCGCCGCATCCTCCACGTCGGGGCCGCAGCCTCCGCCTCCACAAAGCCTGAACCTCCTCTCGCAGGCTCAGCTGCAGGCACAGCCCCTCGCGCCGGGCGGGActcagatgaaaaagaaaagtggctTCCAGATAACCAGCGTCACCCCGGCTCAGATCTCCGCCAGCATCAGCTCCAACAACAGCATCGCCGAGGACACGGAGAGCTACGACGACCTGGACGAGTCCCACACGGAGGATCTGTCTTCCTCCGAGATCCTCGATGTGTCACTTTCCAGGGCGACCGACTTGGGGGAGCCTGAGCGCAGCTCCTCAGAAGAGACTCTGAATAACTTCCAGGAAGCCGAGACACCTGGGGCAGTGTCTCCCAACCAGCCCCACCTCCCGCAGCCTCATCTGCCCCACCTTCCCCCCCAGAACGTTGTGATCAATGGGAACGCTCATCCTCaccacctccatcaccaccatcacatTCATCACGGGCACCACCTCCACCACGGGCACCACCATCCATCCCATGCCGGCGTGGCCAGTCCACCCATTCCCGGAGGGCCACCCTCCAGCCCGGGATCCAGAAAACTCTCTGCCCCTGGAAGCGCCGACAGCGTTGCACCAGCTGCACCGACTTCTGCTGTATCATCGGGAGGCTCACCTGCATCCGTAATGACTAATATCCGAGCTCCAAGTACTACCGGCAGTATAGGTATAAGTTCTGTTACTGGCGCTACTACGGTGAATAATGTTAACATCACTGCTGTGGGTACTTTTAATCCTAGCGTGACAAGCAGCATGCTTAGTAATGCCAGTATAAATGCGAGCAATATCCCTAGTGCTGCTAGTGCGAGTGTCGGGCCTGGAGTTAGCAGCGGTGTGAATGTGAATATCTTGAGTGGCATGGGCAAtggttctatttcttcctccGCTGTTGTTAACAGCGCCCCTAATGCAGCTGCAGGGATGACTGTGGGATCAGTTTCCAGTCAGCAGCAGCCACCGACAGTTAACACGTCGAGGTTCAGAGTTGTGAAGTTAGATTCTAGTTCTGAACCTTTTAAGAAAGGTAGATGGACTTGCACCGAGTTCTATGAGAAAGAAAACGCCGCACCTGCTGCAGAAGGTGTGGCGATGAATAAAGTGGTGGAAACtgtaaaacaaaacccagaagtgACTTCTGAGAGGGAGAGCACTAGTGGGAGTTCAGTGAGCAGTAGTGTCAGCACACTGAGTCACTACACAGAGAGTGTGGGAAGTGGAGAGATGGGAGCCCCTACTGTGGTggtgcagcagcagcagccaacTCTTCAAGGTATGGCTCTTCAACAGATGGATTTCAGTAGCTCTGGTCCTCAGAGTATTTCAGCAGTCAGTATACCACAGAGTATTTCTCAGTCACAGATCACACAAGTACAGTTGCAGTCGCAAGAACTGAGCTATCAAAAGCCAGGTCTTCAGCCTGTCCCTCTGCAAGCCACTCTCAGTACCGCGACGGGTATCCAGCCATCACCTGTGAATGTGGTTGGTGTAACTTCAGCTTTAGGTCAGCAGCCTTCCATTTCCAGTTTGGCTCAACCCCAACTGCCATATTCTCAGCCGGCTCCTCCAGTGCAAGCTCCCCTTCCAGGGGCACCACCCCAACAGTTACAGTATGGACAACAGCAACCGACTGTATCTGCACAGATGGTCCCAGGCCATGGTAAACCGGTGACTCAGAATCCTACTTCAGAGTATGTgcagcagcagccgccgccgccgatGCTCCAAACAGCGGTGTCCTCGGGACAGCCCAGTGCTGCGAGCGTGGGAGCAGGATCGACCGTGATTCCTACGGCCCAGCCACAGAGCATCCAGCTGCCAGTGCAGCCCACCGCAATCCAAGCACAACCTGCAGGGGCCTCTGGCCAGCCTGTTGGCCAGGCTCAGACGGCAGGATCTGTGGTACCTACTGGCGGTCAAATCGCAAATATTGGTCAACAGGCAAACATAGCTACTGCGGTGCAGCAGCCCTCTACCCAAGTCACACCTTCAGTTATTCAGCAAGGTGCTCCTCCGTCTTCACAGATAGTTTCACCTGCTCAAACCGCGATTATTCATCAGGGAGTTCAAACTAGTGCTTCGAGCCTTCCTCAACAATTGGTCCTTGCACCCCAAAGTACCTTGTTAACTGTGCCTCCCCAGCCGCAAGGAGTAGAATCAGTAGCTCAAGTTTCGCAGCAGTTGCCTGCAGTTAGTCCTTTGCCCTCTGCTAGTAGTATTTCTGTTACAAATCAGGTTAGTTCAGCTGGTCCTTCTGGAATGCCTTCTGCCCCAACAAACTTGGTTCCACCACAGAATATAGCACAAACCCCTGCCACTCAAAATGGTAATTTGGTTCAGAGTGTTAGTCAACCTCCCTTGATAGCAACTAATATAAATCTGGCACAACAGATCCCACTAAGTTCTACTCAGTTCTCTGCACAATCATTAGCTCAGGCAATTGGAAGCCAAATTGAAGATGCCAGGCGCCCAGCGGAACCCTCCTTAGTTGGCTTACCTCAGACTATCAGTGGTGACAGTGGGGGAATGTCAGCAGTTTCAGATGGGAGTAGCAGCAGCCTAGcagcctctgcttctcttttcccgTTGAAGGTGCTACCGCTGACGACACCCCTGGTGGATGGCGAGGATGAGAG
- the TSC22D1 gene encoding TSC22 domain family protein 1 isoform X4 — MHQPPESTAAAAAAAADISARKMAHPAMFPRRGSGGGGGGGGGGASALSAAGTGVGSSVTSSEDFPPPSLLQPPPPAASSTSGPQPPPPQSLNLLSQAQLQAQPLAPGGTQMKKKSGFQITSVTPAQISASISSNNSIAEDTESYDDLDESHTEDLSSSEILDVSLSRATDLGEPERSSSEETLNNFQEAETPGAVSPNQPHLPQPHLPHLPPQNVVINGNAHPHHLHHHHHIHHGHHLHHGHHHPSHAGVASPPIPGGPPSSPGSRKLSAPGSADSVAPAAPTSAVSSGGSPASVMTNIRAPSTTGSIGISSVTGATTVNNVNITAVGTFNPSVTSSMLSNASINASNIPSAASASVGPGVSSGVNVNILSGMGNGSISSSAVVNSAPNAAAGMTVGSVSSQQQPPTVNTSRFRVVKLDSSSEPFKKGRWTCTEFYEKENAAPAAEGVAMNKVVETVKQNPEVTSERESTSGSSVSSSVSTLSHYTESVGSGEMGAPTVVVQQQQPTLQGMALQQMDFSSSGPQSISAVSIPQSISQSQITQVQLQSQELSYQKPGLQPVPLQATLSTATGIQPSPVNVVGVTSALGQQPSISSLAQPQLPYSQPAPPVQAPLPGAPPQQLQYGQQQPTVSAQMVPGHGKPVTQNPTSEYVQQQPPPPMLQTAVSSGQPSAASVGAGSTVIPTAQPQSIQLPVQPTAIQAQPAGASGQPVGQAQTAGSVVPTGGQIANIGQQANIATAVQQPSTQVTPSVIQQGAPPSSQIVSPAQTAIIHQGVQTSASSLPQQLVLAPQSTLLTVPPQPQGVESVAQVSQQLPAVSPLPSASSISVTNQVSSAGPSGMPSAPTNLVPPQNIAQTPATQNGNLVQSVSQPPLIATNINLAQQIPLSSTQFSAQSLAQAIGSQIEDARRPAEPSLVGLPQTISGDSGGMSAVSDGSSSSLAASASLFPLKVLPLTTPLVDGEDESASLLPEVQGVILEPQIQPRPRRAFDVRGPLSPLNPWKQNIQLLERVGKDNKQVS, encoded by the coding sequence ATGCACCAGCCGCCCGAGTCCAccgccgcggcggccgcggccgctGCAGACATTAGCGCTAGGAAGATGGCGCACCCGGCGATGTTCCCTCGAaggggcagcggcggcggcggcggcggcggcggcggcggcgcctctGCGCTCAGCGCGGCAGGTACCGGCGTCGGTAGTAGTGTCACATCTTCCGAGGATTTTCCGCCTCCGTCGCTGCTCCAGCCGCCTCCCCCCGCCGCATCCTCCACGTCGGGGCCGCAGCCTCCGCCTCCACAAAGCCTGAACCTCCTCTCGCAGGCTCAGCTGCAGGCACAGCCCCTCGCGCCGGGCGGGActcagatgaaaaagaaaagtggctTCCAGATAACCAGCGTCACCCCGGCTCAGATCTCCGCCAGCATCAGCTCCAACAACAGCATCGCCGAGGACACGGAGAGCTACGACGACCTGGACGAGTCCCACACGGAGGATCTGTCTTCCTCCGAGATCCTCGATGTGTCACTTTCCAGGGCGACCGACTTGGGGGAGCCTGAGCGCAGCTCCTCAGAAGAGACTCTGAATAACTTCCAGGAAGCCGAGACACCTGGGGCAGTGTCTCCCAACCAGCCCCACCTCCCGCAGCCTCATCTGCCCCACCTTCCCCCCCAGAACGTTGTGATCAATGGGAACGCTCATCCTCaccacctccatcaccaccatcacatTCATCACGGGCACCACCTCCACCACGGGCACCACCATCCATCCCATGCCGGCGTGGCCAGTCCACCCATTCCCGGAGGGCCACCCTCCAGCCCGGGATCCAGAAAACTCTCTGCCCCTGGAAGCGCCGACAGCGTTGCACCAGCTGCACCGACTTCTGCTGTATCATCGGGAGGCTCACCTGCATCCGTAATGACTAATATCCGAGCTCCAAGTACTACCGGCAGTATAGGTATAAGTTCTGTTACTGGCGCTACTACGGTGAATAATGTTAACATCACTGCTGTGGGTACTTTTAATCCTAGCGTGACAAGCAGCATGCTTAGTAATGCCAGTATAAATGCGAGCAATATCCCTAGTGCTGCTAGTGCGAGTGTCGGGCCTGGAGTTAGCAGCGGTGTGAATGTGAATATCTTGAGTGGCATGGGCAAtggttctatttcttcctccGCTGTTGTTAACAGCGCCCCTAATGCAGCTGCAGGGATGACTGTGGGATCAGTTTCCAGTCAGCAGCAGCCACCGACAGTTAACACGTCGAGGTTCAGAGTTGTGAAGTTAGATTCTAGTTCTGAACCTTTTAAGAAAGGTAGATGGACTTGCACCGAGTTCTATGAGAAAGAAAACGCCGCACCTGCTGCAGAAGGTGTGGCGATGAATAAAGTGGTGGAAACtgtaaaacaaaacccagaagtgACTTCTGAGAGGGAGAGCACTAGTGGGAGTTCAGTGAGCAGTAGTGTCAGCACACTGAGTCACTACACAGAGAGTGTGGGAAGTGGAGAGATGGGAGCCCCTACTGTGGTggtgcagcagcagcagccaacTCTTCAAGGTATGGCTCTTCAACAGATGGATTTCAGTAGCTCTGGTCCTCAGAGTATTTCAGCAGTCAGTATACCACAGAGTATTTCTCAGTCACAGATCACACAAGTACAGTTGCAGTCGCAAGAACTGAGCTATCAAAAGCCAGGTCTTCAGCCTGTCCCTCTGCAAGCCACTCTCAGTACCGCGACGGGTATCCAGCCATCACCTGTGAATGTGGTTGGTGTAACTTCAGCTTTAGGTCAGCAGCCTTCCATTTCCAGTTTGGCTCAACCCCAACTGCCATATTCTCAGCCGGCTCCTCCAGTGCAAGCTCCCCTTCCAGGGGCACCACCCCAACAGTTACAGTATGGACAACAGCAACCGACTGTATCTGCACAGATGGTCCCAGGCCATGGTAAACCGGTGACTCAGAATCCTACTTCAGAGTATGTgcagcagcagccgccgccgccgatGCTCCAAACAGCGGTGTCCTCGGGACAGCCCAGTGCTGCGAGCGTGGGAGCAGGATCGACCGTGATTCCTACGGCCCAGCCACAGAGCATCCAGCTGCCAGTGCAGCCCACCGCAATCCAAGCACAACCTGCAGGGGCCTCTGGCCAGCCTGTTGGCCAGGCTCAGACGGCAGGATCTGTGGTACCTACTGGCGGTCAAATCGCAAATATTGGTCAACAGGCAAACATAGCTACTGCGGTGCAGCAGCCCTCTACCCAAGTCACACCTTCAGTTATTCAGCAAGGTGCTCCTCCGTCTTCACAGATAGTTTCACCTGCTCAAACCGCGATTATTCATCAGGGAGTTCAAACTAGTGCTTCGAGCCTTCCTCAACAATTGGTCCTTGCACCCCAAAGTACCTTGTTAACTGTGCCTCCCCAGCCGCAAGGAGTAGAATCAGTAGCTCAAGTTTCGCAGCAGTTGCCTGCAGTTAGTCCTTTGCCCTCTGCTAGTAGTATTTCTGTTACAAATCAGGTTAGTTCAGCTGGTCCTTCTGGAATGCCTTCTGCCCCAACAAACTTGGTTCCACCACAGAATATAGCACAAACCCCTGCCACTCAAAATGGTAATTTGGTTCAGAGTGTTAGTCAACCTCCCTTGATAGCAACTAATATAAATCTGGCACAACAGATCCCACTAAGTTCTACTCAGTTCTCTGCACAATCATTAGCTCAGGCAATTGGAAGCCAAATTGAAGATGCCAGGCGCCCAGCGGAACCCTCCTTAGTTGGCTTACCTCAGACTATCAGTGGTGACAGTGGGGGAATGTCAGCAGTTTCAGATGGGAGTAGCAGCAGCCTAGcagcctctgcttctcttttcccgTTGAAGGTGCTACCGCTGACGACACCCCTGGTGGATGGCGAGGATGAGAG
- the TSC22D1 gene encoding TSC22 domain family protein 1 isoform X2 — MHQPPESTAAAAAAAADISARKMAHPAMFPRRGSGGGGGGGGGGASALSAAGTGVGSSVTSSEDFPPPSLLQPPPPAASSTSGPQPPPPQSLNLLSQAQLQAQPLAPGGTQMKKKSGFQITSVTPAQISASISSNNSIAEDTESYDDLDESHTEDLSSSEILDVSLSRATDLGEPERSSSEETLNNFQEAETPGAVSPNQPHLPQPHLPHLPPQNVVINGNAHPHHLHHHHHIHHGHHLHHGHHHPSHAGVASPPIPGGPPSSPGSRKLSAPGSADSVAPAAPTSAVSSGGSPASVMTNIRAPSTTGSIGISSVTGATTVNNVNITAVGTFNPSVTSSMLSNASINASNIPSAASASVGPGVSSGVNVNILSGMGNGSISSSAVVNSAPNAAAGMTVGSVSSQQQPPTVNTSRFRVVKLDSSSEPFKKGRWTCTEFYEKENAAPAAEGVAMNKVVETVKQNPEVTSERESTSGSSVSSSVSTLSHYTESVGSGEMGAPTVVVQQQQPTLQGMALQQMDFSSSGPQSISAVSIPQSISQSQITQVQLQSQELSYQKPGLQPVPLQATLSTATGIQPSPVNVVGVTSALGQQPSISSLAQPQLPYSQPAPPVQAPLPGAPPQQLQYGQQQPTVSAQMVPGHGKPVTQNPTSEYVQQQPPPPMLQTAVSSGQPSAASVGAGSTVIPTAQPQSIQLPVQPTAIQAQPAGASGQPVGQAQTAGSVVPTGGQIANIGQQANIATAVQQPSTQVTPSVIQQGAPPSSQIVSPAQTAIIHQGVQTSASSLPQQLVLAPQSTLLTVPPQPQGVESVAQVSQQLPAVSPLPSASSISVTNQVSSAGPSGMPSAPTNLVPPQNIAQTPATQNGNLVQSVSQPPLIATNINLAQQIPLSSTQFSAQSLAQAIGSQIEDARRPAEPSLVGLPQTISGDSGGMSAVSDGSSSSLAASASLFPLKVLPLTTPLVDGEDESASLLPEVQGVILEPQIQPRPRRAFDVRGPLSPLNPWKQNIQLLERVGKDNKQLLWCKCGSY; from the coding sequence ATGCACCAGCCGCCCGAGTCCAccgccgcggcggccgcggccgctGCAGACATTAGCGCTAGGAAGATGGCGCACCCGGCGATGTTCCCTCGAaggggcagcggcggcggcggcggcggcggcggcggcggcgcctctGCGCTCAGCGCGGCAGGTACCGGCGTCGGTAGTAGTGTCACATCTTCCGAGGATTTTCCGCCTCCGTCGCTGCTCCAGCCGCCTCCCCCCGCCGCATCCTCCACGTCGGGGCCGCAGCCTCCGCCTCCACAAAGCCTGAACCTCCTCTCGCAGGCTCAGCTGCAGGCACAGCCCCTCGCGCCGGGCGGGActcagatgaaaaagaaaagtggctTCCAGATAACCAGCGTCACCCCGGCTCAGATCTCCGCCAGCATCAGCTCCAACAACAGCATCGCCGAGGACACGGAGAGCTACGACGACCTGGACGAGTCCCACACGGAGGATCTGTCTTCCTCCGAGATCCTCGATGTGTCACTTTCCAGGGCGACCGACTTGGGGGAGCCTGAGCGCAGCTCCTCAGAAGAGACTCTGAATAACTTCCAGGAAGCCGAGACACCTGGGGCAGTGTCTCCCAACCAGCCCCACCTCCCGCAGCCTCATCTGCCCCACCTTCCCCCCCAGAACGTTGTGATCAATGGGAACGCTCATCCTCaccacctccatcaccaccatcacatTCATCACGGGCACCACCTCCACCACGGGCACCACCATCCATCCCATGCCGGCGTGGCCAGTCCACCCATTCCCGGAGGGCCACCCTCCAGCCCGGGATCCAGAAAACTCTCTGCCCCTGGAAGCGCCGACAGCGTTGCACCAGCTGCACCGACTTCTGCTGTATCATCGGGAGGCTCACCTGCATCCGTAATGACTAATATCCGAGCTCCAAGTACTACCGGCAGTATAGGTATAAGTTCTGTTACTGGCGCTACTACGGTGAATAATGTTAACATCACTGCTGTGGGTACTTTTAATCCTAGCGTGACAAGCAGCATGCTTAGTAATGCCAGTATAAATGCGAGCAATATCCCTAGTGCTGCTAGTGCGAGTGTCGGGCCTGGAGTTAGCAGCGGTGTGAATGTGAATATCTTGAGTGGCATGGGCAAtggttctatttcttcctccGCTGTTGTTAACAGCGCCCCTAATGCAGCTGCAGGGATGACTGTGGGATCAGTTTCCAGTCAGCAGCAGCCACCGACAGTTAACACGTCGAGGTTCAGAGTTGTGAAGTTAGATTCTAGTTCTGAACCTTTTAAGAAAGGTAGATGGACTTGCACCGAGTTCTATGAGAAAGAAAACGCCGCACCTGCTGCAGAAGGTGTGGCGATGAATAAAGTGGTGGAAACtgtaaaacaaaacccagaagtgACTTCTGAGAGGGAGAGCACTAGTGGGAGTTCAGTGAGCAGTAGTGTCAGCACACTGAGTCACTACACAGAGAGTGTGGGAAGTGGAGAGATGGGAGCCCCTACTGTGGTggtgcagcagcagcagccaacTCTTCAAGGTATGGCTCTTCAACAGATGGATTTCAGTAGCTCTGGTCCTCAGAGTATTTCAGCAGTCAGTATACCACAGAGTATTTCTCAGTCACAGATCACACAAGTACAGTTGCAGTCGCAAGAACTGAGCTATCAAAAGCCAGGTCTTCAGCCTGTCCCTCTGCAAGCCACTCTCAGTACCGCGACGGGTATCCAGCCATCACCTGTGAATGTGGTTGGTGTAACTTCAGCTTTAGGTCAGCAGCCTTCCATTTCCAGTTTGGCTCAACCCCAACTGCCATATTCTCAGCCGGCTCCTCCAGTGCAAGCTCCCCTTCCAGGGGCACCACCCCAACAGTTACAGTATGGACAACAGCAACCGACTGTATCTGCACAGATGGTCCCAGGCCATGGTAAACCGGTGACTCAGAATCCTACTTCAGAGTATGTgcagcagcagccgccgccgccgatGCTCCAAACAGCGGTGTCCTCGGGACAGCCCAGTGCTGCGAGCGTGGGAGCAGGATCGACCGTGATTCCTACGGCCCAGCCACAGAGCATCCAGCTGCCAGTGCAGCCCACCGCAATCCAAGCACAACCTGCAGGGGCCTCTGGCCAGCCTGTTGGCCAGGCTCAGACGGCAGGATCTGTGGTACCTACTGGCGGTCAAATCGCAAATATTGGTCAACAGGCAAACATAGCTACTGCGGTGCAGCAGCCCTCTACCCAAGTCACACCTTCAGTTATTCAGCAAGGTGCTCCTCCGTCTTCACAGATAGTTTCACCTGCTCAAACCGCGATTATTCATCAGGGAGTTCAAACTAGTGCTTCGAGCCTTCCTCAACAATTGGTCCTTGCACCCCAAAGTACCTTGTTAACTGTGCCTCCCCAGCCGCAAGGAGTAGAATCAGTAGCTCAAGTTTCGCAGCAGTTGCCTGCAGTTAGTCCTTTGCCCTCTGCTAGTAGTATTTCTGTTACAAATCAGGTTAGTTCAGCTGGTCCTTCTGGAATGCCTTCTGCCCCAACAAACTTGGTTCCACCACAGAATATAGCACAAACCCCTGCCACTCAAAATGGTAATTTGGTTCAGAGTGTTAGTCAACCTCCCTTGATAGCAACTAATATAAATCTGGCACAACAGATCCCACTAAGTTCTACTCAGTTCTCTGCACAATCATTAGCTCAGGCAATTGGAAGCCAAATTGAAGATGCCAGGCGCCCAGCGGAACCCTCCTTAGTTGGCTTACCTCAGACTATCAGTGGTGACAGTGGGGGAATGTCAGCAGTTTCAGATGGGAGTAGCAGCAGCCTAGcagcctctgcttctcttttcccgTTGAAGGTGCTACCGCTGACGACACCCCTGGTGGATGGCGAGGATGAGAG